In the genome of Meles meles chromosome 2, mMelMel3.1 paternal haplotype, whole genome shotgun sequence, one region contains:
- the LOC123936834 gene encoding syncytin-1-like codes for MPAICYSEKTPTTCTSKHAPGKTFWTSELSQTSRSPCTQYPKTGKVCWNYLGHAGLTDGGGVQDQAAREVTRQKVIQLDNQLQASTQFTYKGIPLDIIKKIPTTEQLTITLLNASYNLWWNATGSEGSNCWICFPFSTLSNFVGIPLPTSWPLPNNTIINRTVHIGPIGGKIPIINSSNSLTFDMTNSSLPYCTPSGVFLSCPQGTYHCLTINDSLDCTFILLSPSTNIYSDPQLQSILFPQHRTKRAAFLPFLIGAGITMGVATRAAGLGTSMDFYYKLSQALNDDMERIADSLTALQTQVTSLAAVALQNGRALDLLTAEKGGTCLYLNEQCCYFVNQSGIVTSKVKELRDRIQTRRQSTSFWGLDPHTWERLQELTRVSVNQLLLQPYSHLPTSDYP; via the exons ATGCCCGCTATCTGTTACTCGGAGAAAACGCCAACTACCTGTACTTCGAAACACGCCCCCGGAAAAACCTTTTGGACCTCCGAACTCTCTCAAACTAGTCGATCCCCTTGCACCCAGTACCCCAAAACTGGTAAAGTTTGCTGGAACTATCTGGGTCATGCCGGTCTCACTGATGGGGGAGGAGTCCAAGACCAGGCGGCCCGGGAAGTAACCAGACAAAAAGTCATTCAATTAGATAACCAGCTCCAAGCCTCAACCCAGTTTACCTACAAGGGTATTCCCCTTGACATTATAAAAAAGATCCCCACCACTGAACAACTAACAATAACTCTCCTAAATGCCAGCTATAATTTATGGTGGAATGCCACTGGCAGTGAGGGCAGCAACTGCTGGATCTGTTTTCCATTCTCTACACTCTCTAACTTCGTAGGGATCCCTCTCCCAACCAGCTGGCCACTCCCTAATAACACAATCATCAACCGGACGGTCCACATTGGACCTATTGGAGGAAAAATACCAATCATCAACTCCTCCAACTCTCTCACCTTCGACATGACTAACTCTTCCCTCCCATACTGTACTCCCTCAGGTGTATTCCTCTCATGCCCTCAGGGTACCTATCATTGCTTAACTATCAATGACTCCCTAGACTGCACATTTATCTTACTATCACCCTCAACTAACATCTATTCTGATCCTCAACTCCAGTCCATACTATTCCCCCAGCACCGAACCAAAAGggctgccttcctccccttcttgaTAGGCGCTGGGATAACTATGGGAGTTGCAACCAGAGCAGCGGGGTTGGGGACTTCCATGGACTTTTACTATAAACTTTCCCAAGCTCTTAACGATGACATGGAGCGGATCGCTGATTCCCTCACAGCCCTACAGACTCAGGTCACCAGCTTGGCAGCTGTCGCCCTACAAAATGGAAGGGCTCTTGACCTCCTAACTGCCGAAAAAGGTGGAACATGTCTATACTTAAATGAACAATGCTGCTACTTTGTTAATCAGTCAGGTATAGTTACTTCCAAGGTCAAAGAACTCCGGGACCGGATCCAGACCAGACGCCAGAGCACATCTTTCTGGGGCTTAGACCCCCACACTTGG GAACGCCTGCAAGAACTCACCCGGGTATCTGTCAACCAACTTTTACTTCAGCCCTACTCTCACCTGCCCACCTCCGACTACCCCTAA